GCATCCACATAGCCATGGACGGCGAGCCGGTCGCACGGCCACCAGGCCTCGAAACCGGTTGCGGCCATCTTCGGGCCGCCGATGCCGAAGGTCTGCAGGTTCGGCAGACGCATTCGAAGCGCCGCCAGCAGGTGGCTGGCGAGCAGGTCGCCGGACGCCTCGCCGGCGACCATGGCAATGCGCACGGTCTTCATGGCCTCAGCGAACGATCCCGCGACTGGACAGCGCGATGAACTCGGAGAACGGCTGCAGCGCTTCGCATTCGGTGGCCATCGACGCGATCGCCGTGCGCGCCTCGTCGAGGCTCAACCCCTCACGATAGAGGGCGCGATACGCCCGCTTGACGGTGCGGATGTCGTCGGCCGAGAAGCCGCGACGGCGCAGCCCTTCGCTGTTGATGCCGTGCGGACTGGCCGGATTGCCGGAGACGGTCACGAAGGGCGGCAGGTCCTGCAGCAACACGGTGCCCACGCCGCAGAACGCATGCGCACCGACGCGCACGAACTGGTGCACCCCGGTAAAACCGCCGAGAATCGCCCAGTCGCCCACGTGCACGTGGCCCGCCAGCGTGGCGTTGTTGGCGAAGATGGTGTGATCGCCCACCTGGCAGTCATGGGCGATGTGCA
The nucleotide sequence above comes from Nitrogeniibacter mangrovi. Encoded proteins:
- the lpxA gene encoding acyl-ACP--UDP-N-acetylglucosamine O-acyltransferase, translating into MIHPTAIIDPAARLGAGVEVGPYSIIGPHVEIGDGTRIGPHVVIEGHTRIGRDNEIFQFCSIGAQPQDKKYDDEETRLEIGDRNTIREFCSFNVGTSQDAGVTRVGNDNWVMAYVHIAHDCQVGDHTIFANNATLAGHVHVGDWAILGGFTGVHQFVRVGAHAFCGVGTVLLQDLPPFVTVSGNPASPHGINSEGLRRRGFSADDIRTVKRAYRALYREGLSLDEARTAIASMATECEALQPFSEFIALSSRGIVR